One Deltaproteobacteria bacterium DNA window includes the following coding sequences:
- a CDS encoding prenyltransferase, translated as MNAPIENDLGADRAESSGDTAAPRVGPMMAWARAIGVFRGFLLVSLIPVSVGAATAYQNSATLDLGWLAVTALAVWCFHAGANLLNDYYDHVSGTDDINEVRTPFSGGTRVIQDGLIGAGAIRNAGFAAYAVGCGVFVWLGYERGAAVWGLAFFGLLSGVFYTMRPIWLAYRGLGELMVGLNFGPALTALGCYVQMGSVPVSAWVLGLTLGLWSAAIITINEIPDVEADEKVGKRNLVVRFGEDAGVRLWLVLLWLTAAVLFAGVLLGFLPRRMVVALLIVFPIFFVTRDPETRTEFLEDIVAACRNTVLAYIGYWVLLLAALFFASRGN; from the coding sequence ATGAACGCCCCAATCGAAAACGACCTCGGCGCCGATCGCGCCGAATCCTCCGGCGACACTGCCGCACCGCGCGTCGGCCCCATGATGGCTTGGGCGCGTGCGATCGGCGTCTTTCGCGGTTTCTTGCTCGTCAGCCTGATTCCTGTTTCGGTGGGCGCGGCGACCGCGTATCAAAACAGCGCCACGCTCGACCTGGGATGGCTCGCCGTCACCGCCCTCGCGGTGTGGTGTTTCCACGCAGGCGCGAACCTGCTCAACGACTACTACGATCACGTGTCGGGCACCGACGACATCAACGAGGTCCGCACGCCGTTTTCGGGCGGCACGCGCGTCATTCAGGACGGCCTGATCGGCGCGGGCGCGATCCGCAACGCGGGGTTCGCGGCCTACGCGGTCGGGTGCGGCGTGTTCGTTTGGCTCGGTTACGAGCGCGGCGCGGCGGTATGGGGGCTCGCGTTTTTCGGGCTGCTTTCCGGTGTGTTCTACACCATGCGTCCGATCTGGCTCGCGTACCGGGGGCTCGGGGAACTGATGGTCGGGCTCAACTTCGGTCCCGCGCTCACGGCACTCGGGTGCTACGTGCAGATGGGTTCGGTCCCGGTCTCCGCATGGGTGCTTGGCCTCACGCTCGGACTCTGGTCCGCGGCGATCATCACCATCAACGAAATCCCCGACGTCGAGGCGGACGAGAAGGTCGGCAAGCGCAATCTCGTGGTGCGTTTCGGCGAGGACGCCGGAGTGCGTTTGTGGCTTGTGCTTCTGTGGCTCACGGCGGCGGTGCTATTCGCCGGGGTGCTGTTGGGATTTTTGCCTCGACGCATGGTCGTGGCGCTCCTGATCGTCTTCCCGATCTTTTTCGTCACCCGCGACCCGGAGACGCGAACCGAGTTTCTCGAGGACATCGTCGCTGCGTGCCGGAATACGGTCCTCGCGTACATCGGCTATTGGGTCCTGCTGCTCGCCGCGCTTTTCTTCGCATCGCGCGGGAACTGA